From a single Miscanthus floridulus cultivar M001 chromosome 8, ASM1932011v1, whole genome shotgun sequence genomic region:
- the LOC136468756 gene encoding E3 ubiquitin-protein ligase EL5-like: MAADCVTRVWALAIATAACIGLPSALVYAIVRIAAARRYGAVFALGLVLVFWVTVSAAYYPRVCADLVPWLRFLRRARGRLRGHGEPSLLVPQRSSFVTVDVFPRPRQAPAPAAAVRGGGASVRAADDVLPPSPYPYEHQRVPLAQRYGDRGGGMFPRDRASTSHGDRASTSRVMMAALPREPPAARGKAPVGADDDAIQRPPCEEEIDGGPSKCCAICLADVDEEETAKRLPLCLHLFHRHCIDQWLQGHSTCPICRCNAFLTDSILSLDRR, encoded by the coding sequence ATGGCGGCGGACTGCGTGACCCGCGTGTGGGCGCTGGCGATCGCCACGGCGGCGTGCATCGGCCTGCCCAGCGCGCTCGTCTACGCCATCGTCCGGATCGCCGCGGCGCGGCGGTACGGCGCCGTCTTCGCGCTGGGCCTCGTCCTCGTCTTCTGGGTCACCGTCAGCGCCGCCTACTACCCGCGCGTCTGCGCCGACCTCGTCCCCTGGCTCCGCTTCCTGCGCCGCGCCCGCGGCCGCCTCCGGGGCCACGGCGAGCCCTCGCTGCTGGTGCCGCAGCGGTCGTCGTTCGTGACCGTCGACGTGTTTCCCCGCCCCCGGCAGGCACCGGCACCGGCCGCGGCCGTGCGCGGGGGAGGAGCAAGTGTCCGCGCCGCCGATGACGTCCTGCCGCCGTCGCCGTACCCGTACGAGCACCAGCGTGTGCCTTTGGCGCAGAGGTACGGAGACCGTGGCGGTGGCATGTTTCCCAGGGATCGTGCTAGTACTAGCCACGGAGACCGTGCTAGTACTAGTCGTGTGATGATGGCCGCGCTTCCCCGGGAGCCACCGGCCGCGCGCGGCAAAGCACCTGTCGGCGCCGATGACGACGCCATCCAGCGGCCGCCATGCGAGGAGGAGATTGACGGCGGGCCGTCCAAGTGCTGTGCGATCTGCTTGGCCGACGTGGACGAGGAGGAGACGGCGAAGCGGCTGCCGCTGTGCCTGCACTTGTTCCACCGCCATTGCATCGACCAGTGGCTTCAGGGCCACTCGACGTGCCCCATCTGCAGGTGCAACGCCTTCCTGACTGACTCGATCTTGAGTCTTGACCGGCGGTGA